The following proteins come from a genomic window of Oncorhynchus keta strain PuntledgeMale-10-30-2019 unplaced genomic scaffold, Oket_V2 Un_contig_13747_pilon_pilon, whole genome shotgun sequence:
- the tufm gene encoding elongation factor Tu, mitochondrial, whose product MTSLSSACQSKMAALVGLRACFSALQLSSPGLLHSSYKLCAVPFTRRNFAAEAKAKKTYARDKPHVNIGTIGHVDHGKTTLTAAITKVLAEAGGARYKKYEDIDNAPEEKARGITINASHVEYTTANRHYAHTDCPGHADYVKNMITGTAQLDGCILVVAATDGQMPQTREHLLLARQIGVEHVVVFVNKADAVEDKEMLELVELEIRELLTEFGYDGENTPVVIGSALCALENKQPDLGVNAVLKLLAVVDEYVPLPKRELEKPFLLPIEGVYSIPGD is encoded by the exons ATGACGTCACTTTCATCCGCTTGTCAGTCCAAGATGGCGGCGCTCGTTGGGCTTCGTGCATGTTTCTCTG CCCTTCAGCTTTCCTCACCGGGTCTTCTGCACAGCTCCTATAAACTG TGTGCAGTGCCATTTACTCGGCGGAACTTTGCAGCAGAGGCCAAGGCCAAGAAAACATACGCAAGAGACAAGCCCCATGTGAACATTGGTACGATTGGCCATGTTGACCATGGCAAGACAACTCTAACGGCTGCCATCACCAAAG TGCTGGCTGAGGCTGGAGGCGCCCGCTATAAGAAGTATGAGGACATTGACAATGCCCCTGAGGAGAAGGCCAGGGGCATCACCATCAATGCATCCCATGTAGAGTACACCACAGCCAACAGACACTATGCACACACAGACTGCCCGGGCCATGCTGACTACGTCAAG AACATGATCACAGGCACGGCTCAGCTGGACGGCTGCATCCTGGTGGTGGCGGCCACGGACGGACAGATGCCCCAGACCAGGGAGCACCTCCTGCTGGCCCGGCAGATCGGCGTGGAGCACGTGGTGGTGTTTGTGAACAAGGCGGATGCGGTGGAGGACAAGGAGATGCTGGAGCTGGTTGAGCTGGAGATCAGAGAGCTGCTCACAGAGTTTGGCTACGACGGTGAGAACACGCCCGTCGTCATCGGCTCGGCCCTCTGTGCCCTGGAG AACAAACAGCCTGACCTGGGGGTGAACGCAGTGCTGAAGCTCCTAGCAGTAGTGGATGAATACGTCCCTCTGCCCAAGAGAGAGCTGGAGAAACCCTTCCTGCTGCCCATTGAGGGAGTCTACTCCATCCCAGGTGACTGA